In one Castor canadensis chromosome 15, mCasCan1.hap1v2, whole genome shotgun sequence genomic region, the following are encoded:
- the Chst6 gene encoding carbohydrate sulfotransferase 6, translated as MRLPRFSSAVVPVLLLAQTCLLLFLVSRPGPSSPAGGKERVHVLVLSSWRSGSSFVGQLFSQHPDVFYLMEPGWHVWAALSQGSAPALHMAVRDLVRSVFLCDMDVFDAYLPWRRNLSDLFQWAVSRALCSPPACSAFGRGAISSEAVCKPLCARRPFSLAQEACLSYSHVVLKEVRFFNLQVLYPLLTDPSLNLHIVHLVRDPRAVLRSREQTAKALARDNGIVLGTNGTWVEADPRLRVVSEVCRSHVRIAEAALDKPPPFLRDRYRLVRFEDLAREPLTEIRALYAFAGLSLTPQLETWIHNITHGAGPGARREAFKTTSRDAHNVSQAWRHALPFTKIRHVQELCAGALQLLGYRPVFSEQEQRDLTLDLVIPRGSSSFRWASSTDPQPGP; from the coding sequence ATGCGGCTGCCTCGCTTCTCCAGCGCAGTAGTGCCCGTACTCCTGCTGGCGCAGACCTGCCTTCTGCTCTTCCTGGTCTCGAGGCCAGGGCCATCGTCCCCAGCGGGCGGCAAGGAGCGCGTGCACGTGTTGGTGCTGTCCTCGTGGCGCTCGGGCTCGTCCTTCGTGGGCCAGCTCTTCAGTCAGCACCCGGATGTCTTCTACCTGATGGAGCCGGGGTGGCACGTGTGGGCGGCCCTGTCGCAGGGCAGTGCACCGGCCCTACACATGGCTGTGCGCGATCTGGTGCGCTCCGTGTTCCTGTGTGACATGGACGTGTTTGACGCTTATCTGCCGTGGCGCCGCAACCTCTCGGACCTCTTCCAGTGGGCGGTGAGCCGCGCGCTGTGCTCGCCACCCGCCTGCAGCGCCTTCGGCCGGGGCGCCATCAGCAGCGAAGCGGTGTGCAAGCCGCTGTGCGCGCGGCGACCGTTCAGCCTGGCGCAGGAGGCCTGCCTCTCCTACAGCCACGTGGTGCTCAAGGAGGTGCGCTTCTTCAacctgcaggtgctctacccgcTGCTCACCGACCCCTCCCTCAACCTGCACATCGTGCACCTGGTGCGCGACCCGCGCGCGGTGCTGCGATCCCGAGAGCAGACGGCCAAGGCGCTGGCTCGCGACAACGGCATTGTGCTGGGCACCAACGGCACGTGGGTGGAGGCCGATCCCCGCCTGCGCGTGGTGAGCGAGGTGTGCCGCAGCCACGTGCGCATCGCCGAAGCCGCTCTGGACAAGCCGCCGCCCTTCCTGCGAGATCGCTACCGCTTGGTGCGCTTCGAGGACCTGGCGAGGGAGCCGCTGACCGAGATCCGCGCGCTCTACGCGTTCGCCGGCCTGAGCCTCACGCCGCAGCTCGAAACCTGGATCCATAACATCACGCACGGGGCCGGACCGGGCGCGCGCCGCGAGGCCTTCAAGACCACGTCCAGGGACGCGCACAACGTCTCCCAGGCCTGGCGCCACGCGCTGCCCTTCACCAAGATTCGCCACGTGCAGGAGCTGTGCGCAGGCGCACTGCAGCTGCTGGGCTACAGGCCAGTGTTCTCTGAGCAAGAGCAGCGTGACCTTACGCTGGACCTGGTGATACCCCGCGGCTCGAGCAGTTTCAGATGGGCCTCGTCCACCGACCCCCAGCCTGGGCCTTAG
- the Tmem170a gene encoding transmembrane protein 170A isoform X1, translating to MEREGSGGSEGSAGLLQQILSLKLVPRVGNGTLCPNSTSLCSFPEMWYGVFLWALVSSLFFHVPAGLLALVTLRHHTYGRFMSVGILLMGIVGPVAAGILTSAAIAGVYRAAGKEMIPFEALTLGTGQTFCVVVVSFLRILATL from the exons ATGGAGCGCGAGGGGAGTGGCGGCAGCGAGGGGTCGGCGGGACTCCTGCAGCAGATCCTCAGCCTGAAGCTCGTGCCGCGGGTGGGCAACGGGACCCTGTGCCCCAACTCCACTTCTCTCTGCTCCTTCCCAG AGATGTGGTATGGCGTGTTCCTGTGGGCACTGGTGTCCTCGCTCTTCTTTCATGTCCCCGCTGGATTGCTGGCCCTCGTCACTCTCAGACATCACACATATGGTAGGTTCATGTCTGTAGGCATCCTGTTGATGGGCATCGTGGGACCAGTTGCTGCTGGCATCCTGACAA GTGCAGCCATTGCTGGAGTCTACCGAGCAGCAGGGAAAGAGATGATACCATTTGAAGCCCTCACCTTGGGCACTGGACAGACTTTCTGTGTGGTGGTGGTCTCCTTTTTACGGATTTTAGCTACTCTATAG
- the Tmem170a gene encoding transmembrane protein 170A isoform X2 translates to MEREGSGGSEGSAGLLQQILSLKLVPRVGNGTLCPNSTSLCSFPEMWYGVFLWALVSSLFFHVPAGLLALVTLRHHTYGAAIAGVYRAAGKEMIPFEALTLGTGQTFCVVVVSFLRILATL, encoded by the exons ATGGAGCGCGAGGGGAGTGGCGGCAGCGAGGGGTCGGCGGGACTCCTGCAGCAGATCCTCAGCCTGAAGCTCGTGCCGCGGGTGGGCAACGGGACCCTGTGCCCCAACTCCACTTCTCTCTGCTCCTTCCCAG AGATGTGGTATGGCGTGTTCCTGTGGGCACTGGTGTCCTCGCTCTTCTTTCATGTCCCCGCTGGATTGCTGGCCCTCGTCACTCTCAGACATCACACATATG GTGCAGCCATTGCTGGAGTCTACCGAGCAGCAGGGAAAGAGATGATACCATTTGAAGCCCTCACCTTGGGCACTGGACAGACTTTCTGTGTGGTGGTGGTCTCCTTTTTACGGATTTTAGCTACTCTATAG